The Methanothermobacter sp. DNA window AAGTTACAACCTTCCATGCCTATATAGATTGCATCGGCACCATTTTTAAGGGCTGCAGAGATCGATGGGAAATCTCTGGCAGGTGCTAAAAGTTCAACCATTTTAACCTCACCAGGGTGAAAATAATCTATATTCAAAGTGGTACGGGGGTGGGATATTCTCCATCAAGGCATCCAGTACACAGATTTTTTTTGCTGATGCCAATAGCCTTCACTAGGGATTCTATGCTCAGATAACCTAGTGAGTCTACGCCTAGTATGTCCCTTATCTCTTTAATTGTTTTATTGGATGCTAAAAGTTCTTTTTTTGTTGCCATTGCAATACCATAATAACAAGGTGATGTTATAGGGGGACATCCTATCCTAAGGTGTATTTCACGCGCTCCAGCCTCTCTAAGGATGTCTATGAGGGCCTTGGATGTCGTGCCCCTAACTATACTATCATCTATTAGCACTATCTTCTTGTTTTCGAGTTCTGATTTTATAGGGTTCATTTTGAGTTTGACTGCGGTCTCTCTTTCTTCTTGGGTTGGCATGATGAATGTGCGGCCTACATAACGGTTTTTTATAAGGCCTTCACCATAGGGTATCCCTGATTCTCGTGAGTAGCCAATTGCGGCTGTTATGGCGGAATCTGGTACTGGCATCACCACGTCCACATCTGCTGGGTGTTCCCTGTAAAGCGCTCTTCCTATTTTTAATCTTACCTCGTAGACGTTTCTGCCGTCGATGATGCTGTCTGGTCGTGCGAAATATACATATTCGAACATGCAATGGGCTCTTCTCATTTTTTCGGAGCCTTTGATGATATGTGACTCATCATTGTTTAAGTGGATTATCTCCCCTGGTCTGACGTCTCTTTGGTATTCAGCGCCTATAACATCGAATGCCACGCTCTCAGATGCTACCATCCTTGTACCATCCTTTTCTGCTAATGCTAATGGTTTTATTCCTAGGGGGTCTCTTACAACATATAATTCATGGTTAAAGAGTATTACGAGGGAATATGATCCTATGAGCTGTTTTGATGTTCTTTCAATGGCTTTTATCATGTCGTTGTCCTTTTGATATTCCCTCCTGATCAAGTAACTGATAACTTCAGAATCTGTGGTTGATTGGAAAGTGTAGCCTTCCTTTTCCAGTTCTCTTCGAAGTTCCCCTGAATTTACTATGTCACCGTTATGGGCTATGGCAATATCCAAGCCGCCTATTCTATTATGGAATGGCTGTGAATTTTCTATCCTAGATTTTCCTGTTGTGGAGTATCTTACATGCCCGATTCCAATGTTACCTTTGAGTTTTTTCAATTTTTTGCCGTTGAAGACCTCATATACAAGTCCCATTCCCTTGTGTGTGTAGAATCTTTTGCCATTCGAAGTTGATATACCTGCTGATTCTTGTCCGCGATGTTGGAGGGCGTAGAGTCCATAATAAATGTGGGGGGCTATATTCTTGTTTTTATCAGAAGAGTATATGCCCACAATACCACATTTGTCCTTCACCTTAAATTCTCCCCCCACTGTTTATCACTTTTCCTCCGTCCTGCTCATTAAAAATAGGATTGTCCTTATGGTTCTTAGACAAGTTATCGCATCCTCTTTTGAGGGTGCTGCGATATAACCTTGTCCTATGATTAGATTTTCAGATTTAAGAGTATCCGCCACTTTTACAATCTTCTTTTCATCTTCAAGTTCTTCATCAAAAAGGTCTCTCCATAATTCATGGAGGGGAAACATTTCAAGGAAGCTTTTACCTTTAAGTTCCTTGTATTTTTCCTTAATTTTCTGGTAATCTTCTTGAAGGTGGGTGAACTTCTCTTCTAATTTCTCTAATTTGGAGTTCAATTCCTCCTTCTCTTCTGTGATTTTTTCCAATTCATTTGATAATCTATTATTCTCATCTTGTAATGTGCTGTTTTCATTGGATAATTCATCTATTTTAGACTTGAATTGGTGTACTTTTTCTTCAAGTTTTCTTAATTTTCTTATATTTGCGATTGAGGATAAACCGGCTCTTATAATAGCATTTTTTATCTCCTCCATCATGAGCCGAGGGTCAATATATTCCACATCGTGGCCATAGGGTAATTTCACCCTTTCAACGTGCCCCACATTCTCTTTAAGGTTTCTCTGGAACTTCTCTGCAAGTTCTCTGCCGGTAGCATCAGCATCCGTGGCTATGAGCACTATATCAGCGCCTTCAACAGCCCTTTTAGCTATTTCCAGGCTAGTGGTTGGTATTATCGAAGAGATTGTTATATGATATTCAGAACCTAACGAGACATCCTGAAGAGCCTTTGAAACACTCTCCACATCAGATGCTCCCTCAACAATTATACGAACATCAATGGGGCCGCGATTATCTAACATTTATTTCAACCTTCGACCATTAACTTTCTTATTCTGCCAGCTATAACGTCTTATCCTCTTGGATCTTCCAAATCCGCAAGCAGCACATACCTTCTTACGTATATGATAAGCGTTTCTTCCACAACGTCTACATCTTATATGCAGACTCTTATTCCTTTTACCGAATGATGGAGTGCCTTTCATAAGTCGAATCCCTCCTGAAAAATAAGCTTTTATTAATACTATGGGGATATATATACTATGTTATCTCCTCTAATTAATACTGTTCCGAGTCTCCTGGTAACCTCTCCATTCTCCAGTTCTTCGGCATCATTTAACACAAGATTCATATGGAGGTCAAAACTCTTCAGAACACCCCTGAATTCCCTGTCACCTTTTAGTTTAATGAGAACTGGAGAATTCAATGAATTACCCAGCGCATCAAGTGGTCTTTGTATACTACCTTTTTGCGAATTCACAATCATCACCTACTAGTTCAATTTAACTAGAGCATATTTAACCTTATCGGAGGAGGGCGTCACCCACTACAATAAAAATGATGAAGGCCTTAAAGGTACTTACTTCTAAACATCTATATATTTTTTTAGATTAAAAAATAAGAGATTCGCTGGCATGGTCTCCCTACACTGGAGTATGAAAATTCCTGCTAAAAAAAGGAACAACCCCATTAGTTTTATTAAAAAATGATCCTCTCTAATGAAAATGTTATAATAAGATAATTTTCTCCTCTGCGCACTTGATTTTTAGCCTTCAAGACAAATTTTCAAAAAAAAGAACATTTTCATCAAGCTTTTTTGGAATTTCCAACAATCCCATAACACTCATTAAAACATGATATGAACTGTATCCGAAAAACTTCCATTCTATTTGAAAATCCACAAGAAATCCCCTGTTTCCAAAATTAAGACATTAATTACAGATATTAACACGATTAAGATACACTCATATAAAGGAGAGAACTTGCCTAGAATACCCAAAAAAAATAATATGATGTTAAAAAAAATCTCCACCTTGTGCAGTGGGCCCGCAAGCAATACATAATCACCATCAAGTTTGGAAAGATAATAATATAAAAAGGGTAAATATTTCATTTTATCAAATTACACAATTGGTGAGGCCCCTTGAAGGTGAAGAGAAGATACCATCTGAAAAAAAAGGAAGCTAAAAAGATAAAAGAAGGATTAGCCGACTATTCTGATTTAATCCCAGAAAAAGCAATAATAGAATTCCTCGAAGCAGAACCTTATCCTTTAATATTAATTGATGGCGAACCGTTAATCATGTTAGTCAATAACAAGCCTTTCCCCACCCTCAAAGGCGCCCTCAAAACTA harbors:
- a CDS encoding 50S ribosomal protein L37e, translating into MKGTPSFGKRNKSLHIRCRRCGRNAYHIRKKVCAACGFGRSKRIRRYSWQNKKVNGRRLK
- a CDS encoding toprim domain-containing protein yields the protein MLDNRGPIDVRIIVEGASDVESVSKALQDVSLGSEYHITISSIIPTTSLEIAKRAVEGADIVLIATDADATGRELAEKFQRNLKENVGHVERVKLPYGHDVEYIDPRLMMEEIKNAIIRAGLSSIANIRKLRKLEEKVHQFKSKIDELSNENSTLQDENNRLSNELEKITEEKEELNSKLEKLEEKFTHLQEDYQKIKEKYKELKGKSFLEMFPLHELWRDLFDEELEDEKKIVKVADTLKSENLIIGQGYIAAPSKEDAITCLRTIRTILFLMSRTEEK
- the purF gene encoding amidophosphoribosyltransferase, which translates into the protein MKDKCGIVGIYSSDKNKNIAPHIYYGLYALQHRGQESAGISTSNGKRFYTHKGMGLVYEVFNGKKLKKLKGNIGIGHVRYSTTGKSRIENSQPFHNRIGGLDIAIAHNGDIVNSGELRRELEKEGYTFQSTTDSEVISYLIRREYQKDNDMIKAIERTSKQLIGSYSLVILFNHELYVVRDPLGIKPLALAEKDGTRMVASESVAFDVIGAEYQRDVRPGEIIHLNNDESHIIKGSEKMRRAHCMFEYVYFARPDSIIDGRNVYEVRLKIGRALYREHPADVDVVMPVPDSAITAAIGYSRESGIPYGEGLIKNRYVGRTFIMPTQEERETAVKLKMNPIKSELENKKIVLIDDSIVRGTTSKALIDILREAGAREIHLRIGCPPITSPCYYGIAMATKKELLASNKTIKEIRDILGVDSLGYLSIESLVKAIGISKKNLCTGCLDGEYPTPVPL
- a CDS encoding LSm family protein, whose protein sequence is MIVNSQKGSIQRPLDALGNSLNSPVLIKLKGDREFRGVLKSFDLHMNLVLNDAEELENGEVTRRLGTVLIRGDNIVYISP